The Pseudobdellovibrionaceae bacterium region GCCCATACGCCGGTAGGGGCGCGCGTCGGGCTTGCCGAACAAACGAAGATCCGTACCGGCCTGCGCGAGGGCTTTGTCGATGCCGGTGAGGACGGGCGCGGAGAGGTCTTTCTGCGCCAGGATCACGGCCGAAGCCGTGGGACCAGTCGATGCGATCTTCGGAATCGGCAGTCCCAAAATCGCGCGCAGATGCAGCTCGAACTCCGACAGGTTCTGCGACATGAGCGTCACGAGCCCCGTATCGTGCGGACGCGGCGAAAGCTCCGAAAAGTAGATATCGTTTTTCGTCAGGAAAAACTCGACGCCGAAAAGACCCGCGCCCCCAAGCGCGTCGGTCACCTTCTTCGCCATGAGCTGGGCCTTCTTCAAAAGACGCGGGGGCACTTTGCCGGGCATCCACGACTCTTGATAGTCACCGCGTTCTTGACGGTGACCGATAGGCGGGCAGTAAAGCGTTTTGCCTTTGACCTGTTTGATCGTCAAAAGCGTGATCTCGGAATCGAAGCGGATGAACTCTTCGACGATGATTTTTTTCTGATCCCCGCGCATGCCGGCCAGCGCGTAGTCCCAAGAGGCCTGCAAGTCCTTGGCGGATTTCGCGACGCTTTGACCTTTGCCGCTGGAGGACATGACGGGTTTGATGACGCAAGGAAAACCGATGTCGTCCGCGCCGCGGGCGAGCTCTTCGAAGGACTCGGCGTAGGCGTAGCGCGCCGTTTTCAATTTCAATTCGTTTGCGGCGAGATCACGAATCGCGTCGCGGTTCATCGTCAAGTTCGCGGCTTTGGCCGACGGAATGACGGTGAATCCCTGCTTTTCGAGTTCCACCAACTTCGAAGTGCGGATGGCTTCGATCTCGGGGACGATGTAGTCCGGTTTTTCCGCGCGGATGACCTTTTCCAGTTCGTCGCCATTCAACATATCGACGACGATCGCGCGGTCGGCGACCTGCATCGCGGGGGCGCCGTGGTAGCGGTCGACCGCGATGGTGGTGAGTCCCAGGCGTTGCGCGGCGATGACGAACTCTTTCCCCAGCTCGCCCGAGCCCAAGAGCATCAGTTTGATGGATTTACCCAAACGATCACGAGATGGCAGCATGGTCGAGTCCTTGGTGGAAGTGATGTCCTTCGCTTGTAGCGCGGACCGGAGGTGTTGTCAGCGTGGAATCGCTGTGTTCCAATGATCCTCGGCATGGATCTTCTTTCGGGTGCGCTTCTCGTTTTTCTGGCGACCAGCTTCGGGGCATTCCCGGCC contains the following coding sequences:
- the purT gene encoding formate-dependent phosphoribosylglycinamide formyltransferase, which gives rise to MLPSRDRLGKSIKLMLLGSGELGKEFVIAAQRLGLTTIAVDRYHGAPAMQVADRAIVVDMLNGDELEKVIRAEKPDYIVPEIEAIRTSKLVELEKQGFTVIPSAKAANLTMNRDAIRDLAANELKLKTARYAYAESFEELARGADDIGFPCVIKPVMSSSGKGQSVAKSAKDLQASWDYALAGMRGDQKKIIVEEFIRFDSEITLLTIKQVKGKTLYCPPIGHRQERGDYQESWMPGKVPPRLLKKAQLMAKKVTDALGGAGLFGVEFFLTKNDIYFSELSPRPHDTGLVTLMSQNLSEFELHLRAILGLPIPKIASTGPTASAVILAQKDLSAPVLTGIDKALAQAGTDLRLFGKPDARPYRRMGVALANGKTVAEARRKAAKAAAQVKVIGS